The Methanolacinia paynteri genome includes a region encoding these proteins:
- a CDS encoding PAS domain S-box protein, producing the protein MNDRHERHTGRKKTEEGPGENSEKFRNLFDSMPEGFAYCRMLYDREGKPVDWVYISVNPAFEEITGLKNITGMKVTSAIRGIMEGYPELFEIYGRVAETGIPEKFEIDFAPVSKKLRISVYSPEKEYFAVVFEDITRLGIAEEEQKKIRSWQAGVNRILGSVLSPAPLDRKLKIITDGVVETFGAEFCRIWLIEEGDLCEKGCIHAGITEGPYACRSHEKCLHLEASSGRYTRINGKLHRRIPLGSYKVGQIASGDEISFLTNDVQNDPQIEDHEWAGKLGLVSFAGYRLKPRDSEVMGVFALFAKFEISPDMDAILKGLSRAIALLIKKEIAEETVRKSRDYFLKLFDDFPNPIWRAGTDAKCNYFNKEWLAFTGRTAEQEMGDGWTEGIHPDDLDRCVEIYTSSFQARKPFEMEYRLRYNDGSYHWLFDSGKPFYDLNGSFAGYIGSCYDINERKLAEEAIRTSVELNHLIDTMSVADSMKYTLDVAERLTDSRIGFFHFVNPGEETIRPVTWSTGTLKICNVTNGPETEYPLSESGVWVDALRERKPVIHNDYESLPKKKGLPGGHVPVTRELVVPIFDENRIVAVIGVGNKATNYDDQDTSVLSLLAKNVWMLIRRKNDEDALRESEQKFRDIFENANDAIEIIAIGENGSPANYIDINDVACRMSGYTKEELLKIGPIKLSTGKFNRPFEEIMTELHSAGHVRFETEHYRKDGTAIPLEINSHIVTLTGKKVILAVTRDITERKRAEEAVKEANNKLNMLSSITRHDILNMIMVINGYLDLSKELETDPSLQEYILKEKDAVDAIQHQIEFTRYYQDIGVEEPGWQDAGEIVGEAERQLDMDGIAVDNSLKGLEIFADPLAGKVFYNLMENSLRHGEHITSIGLSYSETADGVTISYRDNGVGISEEDKKKLFTRGFGKNTGLGLFLSREILSITGITIEENGEPGKGVNFEIKVPGGKFRIKSS; encoded by the coding sequence ATGAACGACCGCCACGAACGACACACGGGCCGGAAGAAAACGGAGGAGGGCCCGGGGGAGAACAGCGAGAAATTCCGCAACCTCTTCGACTCGATGCCGGAAGGATTCGCCTATTGCAGGATGCTGTACGACCGGGAGGGAAAACCTGTCGACTGGGTTTATATCTCCGTAAATCCGGCATTCGAGGAGATAACCGGCCTGAAAAACATAACAGGCATGAAGGTCACCAGTGCGATCAGGGGCATCATGGAGGGATACCCGGAACTTTTCGAGATCTACGGCAGGGTTGCGGAAACAGGTATACCCGAAAAGTTCGAGATCGACTTTGCACCTGTTTCAAAGAAGCTCAGGATCTCCGTATACTCCCCGGAGAAGGAATATTTCGCAGTCGTCTTCGAGGATATCACCAGGCTTGGAATAGCCGAAGAAGAACAGAAGAAGATCAGGTCCTGGCAGGCGGGCGTGAACAGAATTCTCGGGTCCGTTCTCTCCCCCGCACCGCTCGACCGAAAACTGAAGATCATCACCGACGGCGTTGTCGAAACCTTCGGTGCGGAATTCTGCCGGATCTGGCTTATCGAAGAAGGCGACCTCTGCGAGAAGGGGTGCATTCACGCGGGAATCACCGAAGGGCCGTATGCATGCCGCTCGCACGAAAAATGCCTCCACCTTGAGGCGAGTTCTGGCAGGTATACCCGTATCAACGGAAAGCTTCACCGCCGCATACCCCTTGGCTCCTACAAGGTAGGACAGATCGCCTCGGGCGACGAGATCTCATTTCTCACAAACGACGTGCAGAACGATCCGCAGATCGAGGACCATGAATGGGCCGGAAAACTTGGACTCGTCTCTTTTGCAGGCTACAGGTTGAAACCCCGGGACAGCGAGGTCATGGGCGTATTCGCACTTTTTGCGAAATTCGAGATCTCCCCTGACATGGACGCCATCCTGAAGGGACTGAGCCGGGCGATTGCACTCCTCATCAAAAAAGAGATTGCCGAAGAGACGGTACGAAAATCCAGGGACTACTTCCTGAAGCTCTTCGACGATTTCCCTAATCCGATCTGGAGAGCCGGCACTGACGCGAAATGCAATTATTTCAATAAAGAATGGCTTGCATTCACCGGCAGAACGGCCGAACAGGAGATGGGCGACGGGTGGACCGAAGGCATTCACCCCGACGACCTCGATCGTTGCGTGGAGATCTACACCTCCTCTTTTCAGGCACGCAAACCCTTCGAGATGGAGTACCGCCTCAGGTACAACGACGGCTCCTACCACTGGCTTTTCGATAGCGGAAAACCGTTCTACGACCTTAACGGGAGCTTTGCAGGGTACATCGGTTCGTGTTACGACATCAACGAACGAAAACTGGCCGAAGAGGCAATCCGGACATCGGTGGAGCTGAACCACCTGATCGATACGATGTCCGTTGCGGACAGCATGAAGTATACGCTCGACGTGGCCGAGCGCCTTACAGACAGCAGGATCGGATTCTTTCATTTCGTCAATCCCGGCGAGGAGACGATCCGGCCGGTCACGTGGTCGACGGGAACACTCAAAATCTGCAATGTCACGAATGGACCGGAGACGGAGTACCCCTTATCCGAATCGGGTGTATGGGTGGACGCCTTACGGGAACGAAAGCCCGTAATCCACAACGATTATGAATCCCTGCCAAAAAAGAAAGGGCTCCCCGGAGGGCATGTCCCGGTGACAAGAGAGCTTGTGGTTCCCATCTTTGATGAAAACAGGATCGTCGCCGTCATCGGCGTGGGAAACAAGGCGACGAATTACGACGACCAGGACACCTCTGTTTTGTCCCTGCTCGCGAAGAACGTGTGGATGCTGATCCGGCGCAAAAACGACGAAGATGCACTCAGGGAGAGCGAACAGAAGTTTAGGGACATATTCGAGAATGCAAATGATGCGATAGAGATTATCGCGATAGGGGAGAACGGGTCTCCGGCGAACTATATCGACATAAACGACGTCGCCTGCCGGATGTCCGGCTACACCAAGGAAGAACTGCTGAAGATAGGTCCGATTAAGTTAAGCACGGGAAAATTCAACAGGCCGTTTGAAGAGATCATGACCGAACTCCATTCGGCCGGACACGTGAGGTTCGAGACCGAACACTATAGAAAAGACGGCACGGCGATCCCGCTGGAGATCAACTCCCATATCGTCACTCTCACGGGAAAGAAGGTGATCCTGGCAGTCACCCGCGATATCACCGAACGGAAACGTGCGGAGGAGGCGGTGAAGGAGGCAAACAACAAACTCAATATGCTCTCTTCTATTACAAGGCACGATATTCTGAACATGATTATGGTTATCAACGGTTATCTCGATCTTTCGAAGGAGCTTGAGACCGATCCTTCTCTCCAGGAGTACATACTGAAGGAGAAGGACGCGGTGGATGCGATCCAGCACCAGATCGAGTTCACGAGATATTACCAGGATATCGGGGTCGAGGAGCCGGGATGGCAGGATGCAGGGGAGATCGTCGGCGAGGCGGAGAGACAGCTCGACATGGACGGCATCGCTGTCGATAATTCTTTGAAAGGGCTGGAGATATTCGCCGATCCTCTCGCAGGGAAGGTCTTCTATAATCTTATGGAGAACTCCCTCCGCCACGGGGAGCACATAACCTCGATCGGGCTCTCATACTCGGAGACCGCCGACGGGGTCACGATATCATACCGCGACAACGGCGTCGGCATCAGCGAGGAGGACAAAAAGAAACTTTTCACGAGAGGGTTCGGGAAGAATACCGGACTCGGGCTGTTCCTCTCAAGAGAGATCCTCTCGATCACGGGAATAACGATCGAAGAGAACGGCGAGCCGGGGAAGGGCGTGAACTTCGAGATCAAAGTTCCCGGGGGAAAGTTCAGGATTAAGTCTTCTTAA
- a CDS encoding metallophosphoesterase family protein — protein sequence MYRFPQKIRHFFYKTFIGNRIIKFENPIKVINGDRVWFISDMHFGHRNIINWCRPEFKNIKIMHQRLISNWNYHIGHYDRVFCLGDFGDFRYFKKLNGKITLAKGNHDNKQWNKQFIIQYRDMKFLAIHDPDSRDTRWFDGDWIIHGHTHINSPFVDIYRKRINVSVEVINYTPISMEEIYTIIQESKNYGDNRQSL from the coding sequence ATGTATCGCTTTCCTCAAAAAATCAGACACTTTTTTTACAAAACATTTATTGGAAACCGAATAATTAAATTTGAAAACCCAATCAAAGTTATTAATGGGGACCGCGTTTGGTTTATCTCTGATATGCACTTTGGCCATAGAAATATTATTAATTGGTGTCGTCCTGAATTTAAAAACATTAAAATTATGCATCAGCGTCTTATTTCGAATTGGAATTATCACATTGGTCACTATGATCGAGTATTTTGTTTGGGCGATTTCGGAGATTTCAGGTATTTCAAAAAATTAAATGGAAAGATCACACTTGCCAAAGGGAATCATGACAATAAACAGTGGAACAAACAATTCATTATACAATATCGGGATATGAAATTTTTAGCCATTCATGATCCAGATAGCCGGGACACAAGATGGTTTGATGGAGATTGGATAATTCATGGACACACACACATCAATTCGCCATTTGTCGATATCTACAGAAAGAGAATAAATGTCAGCGTAGAAGTCATCAATTACACACCTATCAGTATGGAGGAAATTTATACTATTATTCAAGAGAGCAAAAATTACGGAGACAATCGACAATCCCTATGA
- a CDS encoding GNAT family N-acetyltransferase: MPEIVFNEKKKDLPIDQLRFLFMSAGWSKGTETQEMISNFNLPFINSTLVISAWHEDRLVGVVRVLSDKIIRSVIYDLVVDPEFQCRGIGRELLERCIRTFPKTEWIVQTNDENVKYYLKNGFLSYTGNVLFIPSAWDPEY; the protein is encoded by the coding sequence ATGCCTGAAATTGTTTTTAATGAAAAAAAGAAGGACCTTCCAATTGATCAGTTACGTTTTCTGTTCATGTCTGCAGGATGGAGTAAGGGCACTGAAACACAGGAAATGATTTCAAATTTTAATCTGCCTTTTATCAATTCGACTCTCGTTATTTCAGCATGGCATGAAGACAGGTTGGTGGGAGTTGTCAGGGTACTTTCTGACAAAATAATCAGATCGGTCATTTACGATCTGGTTGTTGATCCGGAATTCCAGTGCAGAGGAATTGGAAGAGAATTGCTGGAACGATGTATTCGGACTTTTCCTAAAACCGAGTGGATAGTTCAGACTAATGATGAAAATGTAAAGTATTATCTAAAAAATGGTTTTTTAAGTTATACGGGAAATGTTCTCTTCATACCTTCAGCATGGGACCCTGAATATTAG
- a CDS encoding PAS domain S-box protein translates to MNRDGEYAFDSRIAPALIIVTTLLSVVISLLSLSSGLYIIFQNLFYIPIILACIFYLRRGLIFSIILSFSYFVLLMAFAGIGELENGIVRTFIFIAIASLVTVLIERIKETEKKVEEKNNELDKANEELKKSRDRYHMLFESTGDGIFLHEIDQKNGSPGRFLEVNSSACESLGYTRDELRRLTVFNIIPDNSKEETKEHIEALYRKGDHTFESSHLRADGTIFPVEVNAHLIKNDNNSDYILSVARDITRRKEAEEALRRSEEQYRVIYDNSPIAIELYDKDGYLIHANPSCLKLLGVENTDLLKNFFIFGDPHIGDEQKKMLAEGEIVRYESEFDFEKVRDLNLYPTSRKGTIWLNVLITPLKTPTNSISGYLVQVQDITDRKLIAEELRISEMRYRDLADNAPIGILTCDRNGKITYVNNKVPRMLGSPSIEKTMEINLLQTENIIKSRLADTLRNVIESGADYPEFEIEYTSVWGKKLYLRLHISPVLNGDTPEGARVIIDDITRRREAEEAIKMSEGQLRTFIQTIPDLIWLKDENGVYLVCNPEFEHLFGAKESEIKGKTDYDFLEKKQADFFREKDRQAVEAGKPTVNDEWITFADDGRLVYLETIKTPVYDSNGNVTGVLGIGRDITERKKSEDALKEANRKLNLLSSITRHDILNQITGAAGYLGLIEMDKLVPPGTKAEDYIKRISGAIETIKRQITFTGYYKDLGEQAPGWFDAGDLVNKVSKTSSFGDIEHKNNIKNVEIFADPLFEKVIYNLIDNAIKHGETITEISFYTLKTPEELIIVCEDNGVGIPAGVKEKIFRREYYKNSGLGLFLSREILAITGLTIEETGTPGKGARFEIHVPKGKFRINSEL, encoded by the coding sequence ATGAACAGGGACGGTGAATATGCATTTGACAGCAGAATCGCTCCTGCGCTGATAATAGTCACAACCCTTCTCTCAGTTGTCATCAGTCTCCTATCCCTCTCGTCCGGCTTATATATAATATTCCAGAACCTGTTCTATATCCCGATCATCCTTGCCTGCATATTTTATCTCCGCCGGGGGCTCATTTTTTCGATAATTCTCTCATTCTCCTACTTCGTCCTGCTGATGGCATTCGCGGGAATCGGGGAACTGGAAAACGGCATCGTCAGGACTTTTATCTTTATCGCGATCGCCTCCCTCGTAACCGTTCTTATAGAAAGAATAAAAGAGACCGAGAAGAAGGTCGAAGAAAAAAATAACGAACTTGATAAAGCGAACGAAGAACTGAAGAAGAGCAGGGATCGCTATCATATGCTCTTCGAAAGTACCGGAGATGGCATATTCCTTCACGAGATCGATCAGAAGAACGGATCACCCGGACGGTTTCTTGAAGTAAACAGCAGTGCATGTGAAAGCCTCGGCTACACCCGTGACGAACTACGCCGTCTCACTGTCTTCAATATTATACCGGATAACAGTAAGGAAGAGACAAAAGAGCATATCGAAGCCCTTTACAGAAAAGGCGATCACACGTTCGAATCATCACACCTGAGGGCCGACGGGACTATATTTCCTGTCGAAGTAAATGCTCACCTAATAAAGAACGACAATAACAGTGACTACATCCTCTCGGTTGCAAGAGATATCACCCGGAGAAAAGAAGCGGAAGAGGCACTCCGGAGGAGCGAAGAGCAATACAGGGTGATATATGACAACTCCCCGATTGCAATAGAGCTGTACGACAAGGACGGCTATTTAATTCACGCGAATCCTTCCTGCCTGAAGCTTTTAGGAGTGGAAAACACAGATTTGCTCAAAAACTTTTTCATCTTCGGCGATCCCCACATCGGTGACGAACAGAAGAAAATGCTCGCCGAAGGAGAGATAGTCAGGTACGAATCGGAATTCGATTTCGAGAAGGTCAGGGATCTAAACCTGTACCCAACATCCCGGAAGGGGACGATCTGGTTAAATGTTCTCATAACACCCCTGAAGACCCCCACGAATTCGATCTCCGGGTATCTCGTACAGGTCCAGGATATAACCGACAGGAAGCTCATCGCAGAGGAACTGAGAATCTCGGAGATGAGATACCGCGACCTTGCAGACAATGCACCGATCGGAATTCTCACCTGCGACAGGAACGGCAAAATCACGTACGTGAACAACAAGGTCCCCAGGATGCTCGGCTCTCCTTCGATTGAGAAGACTATGGAGATCAATCTCCTGCAGACGGAAAATATCATAAAATCGCGACTGGCGGATACCCTGAGGAATGTGATAGAGAGCGGTGCGGATTACCCCGAATTCGAGATTGAATATACTTCGGTATGGGGAAAGAAACTCTATCTCAGGCTCCATATCTCACCTGTGCTGAACGGCGATACCCCCGAAGGTGCAAGGGTCATCATTGACGACATAACACGAAGAAGAGAGGCGGAAGAAGCCATTAAAATGAGCGAAGGACAGCTGCGTACATTTATTCAGACCATACCCGACCTCATCTGGCTCAAGGATGAGAACGGAGTATACCTCGTATGCAACCCGGAGTTCGAGCACCTCTTCGGTGCGAAAGAAAGTGAGATTAAGGGCAAAACGGACTATGATTTCCTTGAGAAGAAACAGGCTGATTTCTTCCGTGAAAAAGACAGGCAGGCGGTCGAGGCAGGGAAACCAACGGTAAACGACGAATGGATAACATTTGCCGATGACGGCCGGCTCGTATACCTTGAGACGATCAAGACTCCGGTGTACGATTCCAATGGAAATGTTACAGGCGTTCTCGGTATAGGGAGGGATATAACCGAGCGCAAGAAATCAGAAGATGCATTGAAGGAGGCAAACAGGAAGCTCAACCTGTTGTCGAGCATCACCCGCCACGACATCCTTAACCAGATCACGGGCGCTGCCGGGTACCTGGGACTGATTGAAATGGATAAGCTGGTTCCTCCCGGGACAAAGGCGGAAGATTACATCAAAAGGATCTCCGGTGCAATCGAGACAATCAAGAGGCAGATAACATTCACGGGGTATTATAAAGATCTCGGAGAACAGGCTCCCGGCTGGTTCGATGCCGGGGATCTGGTGAACAAAGTCTCAAAAACCTCATCATTCGGTGATATCGAACATAAAAATAATATTAAGAATGTGGAAATATTTGCCGACCCGCTCTTTGAGAAGGTGATCTACAACTTAATCGACAATGCGATCAAACACGGGGAGACAATAACGGAGATCTCCTTTTACACCCTGAAGACACCCGAAGAACTCATCATAGTCTGCGAGGACAACGGGGTGGGGATTCCTGCAGGTGTAAAGGAGAAGATCTTCAGGCGCGAATATTACAAGAACTCAGGGCTCGGCCTCTTTTTGTCAAGAGAGATCCTGGCGATCACCGGCCTTACTATAGAAGAGACGGGAACACCGGGAAAAGGTGCAAGATTCGAGATCCATGTTCCTAAAGGGAAATTCAGGATCAATTCAGAATTATAG
- a CDS encoding TATA-box-binding protein produces MKEDYSSLRIENIVATGSIADSIDPEFIAKTLPNCTFNKKKFPGAVYHLKNPKAAALIFASGKVVLTGVRNNEDLSIILQTLQNDLKEAGVTCFDEPQIAVTNMVCSYDLGYALNLNRVVVTLMDSESVEYEPEVFPGLVLRIFEPNIVFLLFGSGKIIITGGKNIEDVKRSVGILREKLSIVGPKSVPSEK; encoded by the coding sequence ATGAAGGAGGATTATAGTTCATTAAGAATTGAAAATATCGTCGCTACGGGATCAATTGCAGACTCCATCGATCCGGAGTTCATTGCAAAGACTCTCCCGAACTGCACATTCAACAAAAAAAAGTTCCCGGGAGCGGTTTATCACCTGAAAAATCCTAAAGCCGCTGCTCTTATCTTTGCGTCAGGCAAGGTCGTTCTCACCGGGGTCAGGAACAATGAAGATCTTTCGATAATCCTTCAAACTCTTCAGAACGACCTGAAGGAGGCAGGAGTAACCTGCTTTGATGAACCGCAGATCGCGGTCACCAATATGGTTTGCTCGTATGATCTTGGATATGCACTCAACCTCAACAGAGTTGTAGTAACGTTAATGGACAGTGAAAGTGTAGAATATGAGCCGGAAGTCTTCCCCGGACTTGTTTTACGAATTTTTGAACCAAATATAGTATTTCTTCTCTTCGGGTCAGGAAAGATCATTATAACAGGCGGAAAGAACATTGAGGATGTTAAAAGGAGTGTCGGAATTCTCAGGGAAAAACTCAGTATTGTAGGTCCTAAATCTGTTCCATCTGAAAAATAA
- a CDS encoding cytochrome c biogenesis protein CcdA, producing the protein MIEKKKYLLILCILSSYIIIASANTSTIPIQYFHQQNCPDCEKTDPLIAEFANSYNDTIIEWIDTSTLDGYNRWKKFGFFEVPAIVINNEIKIPKNEITKENLREKINSLQIEQSNENTNTSTIQPNLSIPVAYSLGLFAGFSPCLMAILGFIFTITASKSKGVQSGICMAIMFGFGLITAYIIIGTAIIFSLGSFDDTRWLSIIAGLISLIFGLNLIGIIKTPSSIDTYFHNKSKQYIGSWTGLFGLGLLFSVVKVPCSAPMLLVLIEQMFNSSSISALTQLLTFCGGILTPFLAIGIIGGATLTQKVRNYRIQIQIISGIFLLIFGIWIIFFNL; encoded by the coding sequence ATGATTGAAAAAAAAAAATATTTACTCATTCTCTGTATTTTATCATCCTATATAATAATTGCATCAGCAAATACATCTACAATTCCAATCCAATATTTTCACCAACAAAATTGTCCCGATTGCGAAAAAACAGATCCTCTTATTGCTGAATTTGCTAATTCATACAATGATACAATAATTGAATGGATCGATACAAGTACACTGGATGGCTATAATAGATGGAAAAAATTTGGTTTTTTCGAAGTTCCTGCAATTGTGATAAATAACGAAATTAAAATTCCTAAAAATGAAATAACAAAGGAAAACCTTAGAGAAAAAATTAATTCTCTACAAATTGAACAATCAAATGAAAATACCAATACGAGCACTATACAACCTAACCTGAGTATTCCCGTGGCTTACTCTTTAGGATTATTCGCAGGATTTTCCCCATGTTTGATGGCGATATTAGGATTTATTTTCACCATTACAGCAAGTAAAAGTAAGGGTGTCCAATCAGGAATATGCATGGCAATTATGTTTGGTTTCGGGCTGATAACTGCATATATCATAATAGGCACTGCCATAATTTTTTCTCTTGGATCATTTGATGATACCAGATGGCTATCCATAATCGCAGGCTTGATTTCTCTAATATTTGGCTTAAATCTTATTGGGATTATTAAAACACCATCTTCTATAGATACATACTTCCATAATAAATCCAAACAATATATAGGTAGTTGGACTGGTCTCTTTGGACTGGGTCTTTTATTCTCAGTTGTAAAGGTTCCTTGTTCCGCACCAATGTTATTAGTACTCATTGAGCAAATGTTCAATAGCAGTTCGATTTCAGCATTAACACAACTCCTTACGTTTTGTGGAGGAATTCTTACTCCATTCCTTGCAATTGGTATAATTGGGGGCGCAACGTTGACTCAGAAAGTTCGCAATTACAGAATACAAATTCAAATAATCAGTGGAATTTTTCTGCTGATATTTGGAATATGGATAATATTTTTTAATTTATAA
- a CDS encoding MFS transporter → MSSNSSLPGRRMVYFLFMLGFFAIFSTTISKNPVLPLFSQALGAGDAVIGLIAAVSPLAGILFSFPVGVISDHLGRRRLLIVSGLVFLSAPLLYLIINNPFWLIPIRFFHGTATAILGPVVSAIIAERFPDNKGEMLGQYSSATLIGRTLAPVVGGFVISLFVMYPGLIPYRIVYIVAALAALPVLILILMFKEEKHGTLAFVPFSSFRSSFVMFFSERKLRATAFVDMATYFAFGSFETFFPLVLLSQGIGAYLIGALFAVQTLVIAATKPFFGRIADRIDKRIQIVTGLLVLGISTAAIPFASSFAVFLLVSSLIGLGISLSTVATSAYIADVAEKGQMGASMGALSSVMDIGHSAGPIVTGVIVAGSGYVAGFFSSLLIAVVVCGFFILSVRDRTGN, encoded by the coding sequence ATGTCCTCTAATTCTTCCCTGCCCGGCAGGCGGATGGTCTATTTTCTCTTTATGCTCGGATTTTTCGCAATATTCTCGACGACAATATCCAAAAATCCCGTGCTCCCGCTCTTTTCGCAGGCCTTGGGCGCCGGGGATGCCGTAATCGGCCTGATCGCAGCGGTATCCCCCCTCGCGGGAATTCTCTTTTCATTTCCCGTAGGAGTTATCTCGGATCATCTTGGAAGAAGGAGACTGCTTATCGTATCCGGTCTGGTATTCCTCTCCGCACCATTGCTCTACCTTATCATAAACAATCCGTTCTGGCTGATCCCGATCCGGTTCTTCCACGGGACGGCCACCGCAATCCTCGGCCCGGTTGTCTCAGCGATCATAGCCGAACGTTTTCCGGATAACAAGGGCGAGATGCTCGGGCAGTACTCTTCTGCAACCCTCATCGGCAGAACCCTGGCTCCGGTTGTCGGTGGTTTTGTCATCTCGTTGTTCGTTATGTACCCCGGGCTTATCCCTTACCGGATAGTGTACATAGTCGCGGCACTCGCCGCCCTGCCCGTTCTTATTTTGATTCTCATGTTTAAGGAGGAGAAGCATGGAACTCTCGCCTTCGTACCGTTCTCGTCATTTCGCAGCAGTTTCGTCATGTTCTTCTCGGAACGTAAACTCCGTGCGACGGCATTTGTGGATATGGCAACTTATTTCGCCTTCGGTTCGTTCGAGACGTTCTTCCCGCTCGTTCTTTTATCGCAGGGAATTGGTGCATACCTGATCGGAGCCCTCTTTGCCGTCCAGACTTTGGTCATCGCCGCGACAAAACCGTTCTTCGGCAGGATCGCCGACAGGATCGACAAGAGAATTCAGATTGTCACCGGGCTCCTCGTTCTCGGGATTTCAACTGCCGCCATTCCGTTTGCGTCATCCTTCGCCGTATTCCTTCTCGTGAGTTCACTAATCGGTCTCGGGATCTCGCTCTCCACTGTTGCGACCAGTGCATATATCGCGGATGTCGCAGAAAAGGGGCAGATGGGTGCCTCGATGGGAGCACTCTCATCCGTCATGGACATCGGGCATTCGGCTGGCCCAATCGTAACAGGTGTCATCGTGGCAGGCAGCGGCTATGTTGCAGGATTCTTTTCGAGTCTTTTGATCGCCGTTGTGGTTTGCGGATTCTTTATTCTCTCTGTTCGTGACCGGACCGGAAACTGA
- a CDS encoding GNAT family N-acetyltransferase translates to MQVEWGKCNDIDEWMKLVEEISWNYPGLETKEKLDEHKETVLEFMDETRALCVKNGKEITGVLLFSREHNMICCLGVSPGYRRCGIAAKLLEKAINELDQNKDIIVTTFRENDEKGIAPRALYEKFGFIAGEYIEEFGYPNQIYVLHP, encoded by the coding sequence GTGCAGGTAGAATGGGGAAAATGTAATGATATTGATGAATGGATGAAACTTGTCGAAGAGATAAGCTGGAATTATCCGGGGTTGGAAACAAAAGAGAAATTAGATGAGCACAAAGAAACGGTTTTGGAGTTTATGGACGAAACACGAGCTTTGTGCGTGAAAAATGGAAAAGAAATAACCGGAGTGCTTCTATTTTCGAGAGAGCATAATATGATTTGTTGTTTAGGTGTTTCGCCCGGATATAGAAGATGTGGAATTGCGGCAAAACTACTTGAAAAAGCAATAAATGAATTAGATCAAAATAAGGATATCATTGTTACGACATTTAGAGAAAACGATGAAAAAGGAATTGCACCAAGAGCACTATATGAGAAATTCGGATTCATTGCAGGTGAATACATCGAAGAATTTGGTTATCCTAATCAAATATATGTATTGCATCCATAA